Proteins from a genomic interval of Arachis hypogaea cultivar Tifrunner chromosome 10, arahy.Tifrunner.gnm2.J5K5, whole genome shotgun sequence:
- the LOC112717639 gene encoding uncharacterized protein has product MHAKDASKVDPLMRGICLIGDKSLVALYDTEASYSFISFAKVEELSLKVLELPFDLHVHTPHQTVMTSSGCRQVSFKLKGRDFVHDLICLPMVGIEIILGFDWLSKNPILLDCFERTIRFMLEGENGAVVATGYYLNSVMVHCSREECQGYILLVASALGDAQNLDRIPVVRDFLEVFPEDIPEFPPQRKIEFAIELVPEPDHC; this is encoded by the coding sequence ATGCATGCCAAGGATGCTTCCAAGGTGGATCCGTTGATGAGAGGTATATGTCTAATTGGTGACAAGTCCTTAGTTGCATTATATGATACTGAAGCTTCGTATTCGTTTATTTCAtttgctaaagttgaggaatTAAGCTTGAAAGTGTTAGAGTTACCTTTTGATCTGCATGTACATACTCCGCATCAAACAGTTATGACTAGCTCAGGTTGTAGACAAGTAAGTTTCAAGCTTAAGGGTAGAGACTTTGTGCACGATTTGATCTGCTTACCAATGGTGGGGATAGAAATAATTTTAgggtttgattggttgtcaaagaatccgattttgttggattgctttgaacGGACTATTCGGTTTATGCtggaaggagaaaatggagcAGTGGTAGCTACGGGGTATTACTTGAACTCTGTAATGGTGCATTGTAGTAGGGAGGAGTGTCAGGGTTATATTCTGTTGGTTGCTAGTGCGTTGGGTGATGCCCAGAACTTAGATCGGATACCGGTGGTTAGAGATTTTCTAGAAGTGTTTCCGGAAGATATCCCTGAGTTCCCACCTCAAAGGAAAATTGAATTTGCGATTGAATTGGTGCCGGAGCCAGACCATTGTTGA